The genomic interval ACAAACTTGTGACCGACACACAACTATTTGCAACAATCTCTAAATATAACCTCACGGATGCACAAGCATATAGTTGGGAGAATATTTTTAGTAAGCTTGCCGAGGTGTACAGATGCTTATAAGGTATCGTAGATATATTTATCTGATCCCACTTGTCTTAGGTCTGGCAAGCTTCTTGTCCCTCAGGCAGATAAGTGCCTATGGCATTGATGACTTCCTTTGGTTGGCAGTACTGATCCCATTCTTTGGACATTCAATCTCAAAAGTCTTTCTCAAAAACAGGCTAGATATTCTGGAAAGAATCTTGTACTCCACGGGCCTCTTCATATTTCTCATGTTTACACTTGGATTGATACTGAATACTCTTGGGCTACTTACTCACCGAGATACACTGACACCAAGATTCGTGATCCCTAGCTTTGACGCTGTCTTCCTCTTGTTCTATTTACTTTCTGCTTTCACGAACACTAAGGTTAAGGATGTCGCTAATTCGGAGACTCGCCTACAAGTGCGACCTTATGTCTTCTCACTGATTCCTATGGTACTTCCAGTTCTTTCATTGCTTGGCGTTATGCAGCTCAATAACGGGGGAAAAGGTTTCTTCGCTGTCACAAACCTTATTGCAATACTTATGTATGAAGCATACTTCTTTAGGTCAAAACGAACGAAGAGTGATCTTGAGATAGGTGCGAATCTTTTCTTTGTTACCCTCTCATTGGCTCTGAGTTACTCAATGAGAAGTAATTTTGTAGTTGGCTATGACGTCAGTCAAGAGTTTCAAGTTTTCTCATCTGTTGTACGAAATGGTTTGTGGGAATCACATTTGTTCAACAGTACGTATAGTGCTTGCCTAAGTATTACCGTTCTCCCGGCTTTACTGAAAACCATACTGACATTTTCTTCACAGTATATCTTCAAGTTTGTCATGCAACTAGTGCTGTGCATTGTGCCAATAGCCGTATACTTGATTGCTAAAAAACAGATTAAAAACACTAGCCTGGCGTTGGTTGCGGCTTTATTCTTCATCTTCCAAGCTCAGTTCATGTTCGAGTTCCCAGCTCTAGTTCGACAACAGTGCGCACTATTGTTTTTCGGGCTCATTTTTGTCGCCTCCTCTAGTGAGAACCTGTCTAGTTTTGCAAAAAAGACACTCGTCCTTGTTTTTGGGGTTGGAATGGTGGTGTCCCATTACTCCACAGCTTATGTCTGCCTTGCTTTCTTGGCTATCTACACAATAAGTAAGCTTATCTTAGGGAACATTACTTACTACAAGACGGGGATAAATTCTGGCAAGAGCAGAGCGACAACCTGGGTTCTCACCCCGTTGGCTCTCGTGATATTGTTCTTATTTGCATTCTTCTGGTATGGTGAAACGTTGCAGTCAACAGGCGGAGTAACGCAAAAACTCTACCAAAGTGTCACGAGCTTCGATACATTTTTTAGTGCCGACTCAAGAAGTAGTTTTATTTCTCAAGACCTTCATATTGGAAGCCAGAATAGTAACGACGACACTCTGAATTCTTTAGAAAATGCCTCTGCAAAAAAAGGTAGCTATGGGCAAGCAGCGAGTCAGCAAAGTAACATCTACCCTACATCTCAAAGTGCGCCACAAGTAAACTCGAAGCTTCAACTCGTGACGGAAGACATGGTAAATCTGATTATGCCAACATTGCTTAAGGTAGTGATAGTTGTTGGGGCTGCTGCGATGGTAGTAGGTTCGGTTATGAAGCGTCGCATTATTGATGATGGTCTATTTGTTCTAAGTGCGGGCATGCTATTTCTATTGCTAGTTATTCTCCCTACTCTTTCACAGGATTACAACCTTCAAAGGCTTTACCAGCAGTTGTTGATAATCGTGTCGGCGAGTTTTGTAGTTGGAGTGCAAGTTTTACTTACAAAGTGGAGGCAAGCTACCCTTGGCGTAAGTGTCGTGCTTGCCTTGTTGTACTTTGTAACAACATCGAATCTAGTAAGCCAGTTGGCTTTTGGCAGATCTGACATCAATCTATCGAATAGTGGTTTGGGGTATGACAAATTCTATTTGTCAGATGATGAAGCCTCGTCACTCAATTGGCTACAGGATGTGTACATGTCACCTTTGCCAGTTAATCTTGATACTTACGGAAAGCTTCACGCTGAATCAATCACGACTCTCAACAATAGTAGACTTATCCAAGGAATGCTACCAACCGAATTGTATAAAGATGGCTATGTATATGCGACGAACACGAATATTAATAAGAACTTGGTTTTTGATACGTATGGTAATCAAGAAGTCACATACAATTTCCCCGCTCAATTCTTGAGCCAAAGAAAAAATTTGATTTACTCAAACAAAGATAGCGAGATATATCGGTGAAAGTCTTGATAGTGCCCAAAGGCCCCAATCCATACCAGGAGCTCCTCTACTCGGAACTTAGGCGGATGCAACCCAATGATACGTTTTCATATTTGAAGACCTCCAGAAAACGCTTTGCTTTCTACCCCATAATATTTTTAATCAAGCGCTTCCAGGGTTATCAAATTCTTCATATCCATTGGTTTGTTTTTAGTATTAATAGCAACTGGCGAATGGTCAAATATGTATCCTATCTTTATACAGTGACATGTATATTTATGCCTAAACTACTCGGCTATAGAATTGTTTGGACTGTTCATGAAGTTATTCCGTATAACGCGTGTACATCGAATGATGTTTCTGTCGCAAAGATTTTATCCAGGATTTCAGATGCAAAGATCGTACATTCAAAATCTACAATTTCTCAGATGCGTGTGATGGGGCTCAGTACTCGCAATACGATTCTCATACCCCACGGCAATTATAAGAATGCGTATTCCGACAACCTATCTGCTAGCGAGTCACGTAAAAGACTAAAAATAAAATCGCATGAAATGGTGATTCTTTTTTTTGGGTTAATCCGCCCGTATAAGGGGGTTGACCAGCTCCTAGATTCCTTCGGAAATCTGAAAGCCAAGTTTCCGGACCTTCACTTAATCATTGCAGGAAAGTCTCGAGATGAAAAAATGAGCCTTCAGATACAACAGGTCGCGAAAAACGGTAATGTAATTTTTGTGAATGATTACATTGAAGATACCGAAGTTGGTAAATTCTTTAAAGCAGCCGATGTGGTATGTTTGCCATTTAAAACAACGACAACTAGCGGGTCGGCACTTTTGGCGTTGACGTTTGGTAGAGCATTAGTAGCACCAAAAGTCGGCTCTTTAGTTGATTTGCCGTCGAGCGTAGGATACTTCTACGACCCAGCGGATAGCACTGCACTTGAGAAAAATATTGAAAAGGCCATTAAGAACCGACAGGAAGTACGAATTATGAGTAGAAACGCAAAAAGATATGCCAATTCGTTATCGTGGTCGTCTATTGCCGAAAAGACACTCCAACTATACTCGAGCGTCCTCAAGCCTCATGTACCCAGAAGGTATCGAGATGAAAATGATTAGCAATCTGCTTGACACCTTAACCTTAGGGTCTGACGAACATCGTATAGGAGGTACTATAAGAAAAATATATTTTGGCATCTTCTATAACACAACTTTCATCGTCAATTTAACCTTTACACTAGGAGGTGTTAGTGCATATCTCGGGTTATTATTGTCGCAAGACAGCCTGACGACCAACAAGGTGCTGGCCCCTCTTGGAATTGGGCTACTGAGCGCTTACTTCTATAACTTAATCTATATTGTTAACGATATTGTTGACTGGCAAAAGGACAAAAAGAATAGCGCAGCTAAATTTACAGGACGACATGTTCTAGGGAAGGACTATCTATACTGGCTAATAGGTGGCTATTCTCTGGTCCTAGGTATACTAGCAGAC from Candidatus Saccharimonadales bacterium carries:
- a CDS encoding DUF2206 domain-containing protein, coding for MVLPVLSLLGVMQLNNGGKGFFAVTNLIAILMYEAYFFRSKRTKSDLEIGANLFFVTLSLALSYSMRSNFVVGYDVSQEFQVFSSVVRNGLWESHLFNSTYSACLSITVLPALLKTILTFSSQYIFKFVMQLVLCIVPIAVYLIAKKQIKNTSLALVAALFFIFQAQFMFEFPALVRQQCALLFFGLIFVASSSENLSSFAKKTLVLVFGVGMVVSHYSTAYVCLAFLAIYTISKLILGNITYYKTGINSGKSRATTWVLTPLALVILFLFAFFWYGETLQSTGGVTQKLYQSVTSFDTFFSADSRSSFISQDLHIGSQNSNDDTLNSLENASAKKGSYGQAASQQSNIYPTSQSAPQVNSKLQLVTEDMVNLIMPTLLKVVIVVGAAAMVVGSVMKRRIIDDGLFVLSAGMLFLLLVILPTLSQDYNLQRLYQQLLIIVSASFVVGVQVLLTKWRQATLGVSVVLALLYFVTTSNLVSQLAFGRSDINLSNSGLGYDKFYLSDDEASSLNWLQDVYMSPLPVNLDTYGKLHAESITTLNNSRLIQGMLPTELYKDGYVYATNTNINKNLVFDTYGNQEVTYNFPAQFLSQRKNLIYSNKDSEIYR
- a CDS encoding glycosyltransferase — encoded protein: MPKLLGYRIVWTVHEVIPYNACTSNDVSVAKILSRISDAKIVHSKSTISQMRVMGLSTRNTILIPHGNYKNAYSDNLSASESRKRLKIKSHEMVILFFGLIRPYKGVDQLLDSFGNLKAKFPDLHLIIAGKSRDEKMSLQIQQVAKNGNVIFVNDYIEDTEVGKFFKAADVVCLPFKTTTTSGSALLALTFGRALVAPKVGSLVDLPSSVGYFYDPADSTALEKNIEKAIKNRQEVRIMSRNAKRYANSLSWSSIAEKTLQLYSSVLKPHVPRRYRDEND